A part of Clostridia bacterium genomic DNA contains:
- the secD gene encoding protein translocase subunit SecD, which translates to MAKPLPKFIVTLIIIAIITYIALAGVYIGNFMIPSVFDTENGVRKGLDLVGGSVITYEAQIEESMSPDELSTNMDSVVSMMRQRLNSLGLYEADITKVGDRRVRIEIPSIDDPEEAVQKLGSTAQLVFCDYQGNVFLTGSDVVSAKSQYGQTQQNGTSQYYVQLTFTQDAAKIFANETDRISKLPQGQNIIAILMDGEVVSSASVSYRIDSESCIIESPTFTAEETTWLADIITAGQLPFALKDVELRSVGPQLGERALETSLWAGLIGLILVAIIMVVFYRIQGLMSVIALVAYVSIVGIIITVFRFNLSLPSIAGIILSIGMAVDANVIIFERVKEEIRFGKSVKASVESGFKRAFKAILDANITTLIAAFVLWQFGTGSIQGFAITLFVGIIVSLITALIITRILLKCMVGFGITNHKLYGA; encoded by the coding sequence ATGGCAAAACCCCTTCCTAAGTTTATTGTAACGCTTATTATAATTGCAATAATTACTTATATTGCTCTTGCAGGCGTTTACATCGGCAATTTCATGATACCCAGCGTCTTCGATACGGAAAACGGCGTTCGTAAAGGTCTTGACCTCGTAGGCGGTTCCGTTATTACTTATGAAGCGCAGATCGAAGAGAGCATGAGCCCGGACGAATTATCTACCAATATGGACTCTGTTGTCAGCATGATGCGCCAGCGTCTGAATTCTTTGGGACTCTACGAGGCTGATATCACAAAGGTCGGCGACAGGCGTGTACGCATAGAGATACCGTCCATTGACGATCCCGAAGAGGCGGTACAGAAGCTTGGTTCGACTGCACAGCTTGTGTTCTGCGACTATCAGGGCAACGTATTCCTTACTGGCTCCGACGTAGTTTCGGCAAAGTCGCAGTACGGCCAGACTCAGCAAAACGGTACAAGCCAATACTACGTTCAGCTCACGTTCACGCAGGACGCGGCTAAGATCTTCGCCAATGAGACCGACAGAATATCAAAGCTTCCGCAGGGACAGAATATTATAGCTATCTTAATGGACGGCGAGGTAGTAAGCTCTGCATCCGTTTCGTATCGCATAGATTCCGAGTCTTGCATTATCGAAAGCCCCACTTTTACGGCAGAGGAAACTACGTGGCTTGCAGATATAATAACAGCCGGACAGCTTCCGTTCGCATTAAAAGACGTCGAGCTTCGTTCGGTAGGCCCGCAGTTAGGTGAACGCGCCCTTGAGACAAGCCTTTGGGCAGGCCTTATAGGTCTTATCCTTGTGGCGATCATAATGGTAGTTTTCTATCGCATCCAGGGCCTTATGTCTGTTATAGCCCTCGTTGCATATGTATCTATCGTAGGAATAATCATAACTGTATTCCGCTTTAACTTATCGCTTCCCAGCATCGCCGGTATAATCCTGTCCATAGGTATGGCAGTCGATGCAAACGTCATCATATTCGAGCGTGTCAAGGAAGAAATACGCTTTGGCAAGTCGGTCAAGGCTTCTGTTGAGAGCGGCTTTAAACGTGCATTCAAAGCTATCTTGGACGCAAACATAACGACTCTTATAGCAGCGTTCGTGCTGTGGCAGTTCGGTACCGGTTCTATCCAGGGCTTTGCGATAACGCTCTTTGTAGGAATTATCGTATCGCTCATAACGGCGCTTATTATAACCAGAATACTTTTAAAGTGCATGGTCGGCTTCGGTATCACTAACCATAAGCTTTACGGCGCCTAA